One region of Magnetococcus sp. PR-3 genomic DNA includes:
- a CDS encoding dihydroorotase: MMRVESLFIRGARVVDPAHAHDGVADILIVDGVIREIGKLAAPADIPVIEADGLIAAPGLVDMHVHLREPGFEYKETIAGGTRAAAAGGVTSVAAMPNTKPVNDDPSVTGYMLDKARMAGFANLFPIGAISKGLQGKELTEIGLLKAAGCVAFSDDGLPLMNSGIMRRALDYSRAFGALIIQHAEDSGLVGCGCMNEGEVASRLGLPGIPNASEDILVERDIRLVELTGGRYHVAHISSGGAVASVAKAQEKGLKVTCEAAPHHLVLNDTDVGDYDTNAKMAPPLRNKRDVHALQEALARGTIGVIATDHAPHEEDSKRVPFCHAANGVVGLETLLPITLELVNQGVLPLSKALAAISCNPARLLGLDRGTLTPGCMGDVVLFDPQEQWTVTSQALHGSSKNTAFAERAVKGRVKYTVLAGRIVHQEG; this comes from the coding sequence ATGATGCGCGTAGAATCCCTTTTCATTCGTGGCGCTCGGGTGGTCGATCCAGCCCATGCCCATGACGGTGTGGCGGATATTCTCATTGTCGATGGTGTTATCCGTGAAATTGGTAAACTGGCTGCCCCAGCAGATATACCGGTTATTGAAGCCGATGGCCTGATCGCAGCACCCGGTTTGGTAGACATGCATGTGCACCTGCGTGAACCCGGTTTTGAGTATAAAGAGACCATTGCTGGTGGTACCCGCGCTGCTGCAGCGGGTGGTGTGACCTCCGTTGCCGCCATGCCCAACACCAAACCGGTTAACGATGACCCCAGTGTCACCGGTTATATGCTCGATAAAGCCCGTATGGCTGGTTTTGCCAATCTGTTCCCCATTGGTGCTATCTCCAAAGGGTTACAAGGCAAAGAGCTGACCGAAATAGGGTTGTTGAAAGCAGCCGGATGTGTGGCTTTTTCTGATGATGGCCTACCACTGATGAACAGTGGCATCATGCGCCGTGCCCTGGACTATTCCCGTGCCTTTGGTGCATTGATCATTCAGCACGCAGAAGATAGCGGTCTGGTTGGCTGCGGGTGTATGAACGAAGGAGAGGTCGCCTCCCGCCTGGGCCTGCCCGGTATTCCCAACGCATCAGAAGATATTTTGGTGGAACGGGATATCCGTTTGGTTGAGTTGACTGGGGGACGCTACCATGTGGCCCACATCTCCAGTGGCGGAGCTGTGGCCTCGGTTGCCAAGGCTCAGGAAAAGGGGCTGAAGGTAACCTGTGAAGCTGCACCCCACCATTTGGTACTCAACGATACCGATGTGGGGGATTACGACACCAACGCCAAAATGGCCCCACCCTTGCGGAATAAGCGGGATGTCCATGCCCTGCAAGAGGCCTTGGCCCGTGGTACCATTGGCGTTATTGCCACCGACCACGCCCCCCATGAAGAGGACAGCAAACGGGTACCTTTCTGTCACGCTGCCAATGGTGTGGTAGGTTTGGAGACACTCTTACCCATTACTTTGGAGCTGGTCAACCAAGGGGTCTTACCTCTGAGTAAAGCCTTAGCCGCCATCAGCTGTAACCCTGCCCGTTTGCTGGGCCTGGATCGGGGTACGTTAACCCCAGGTTGTATGGGAGATGTCGTGCTGTTCGATCCTCAAGAACAGTGGACGGTGACCAGCCAAGCGCTACATGGCAGTAGTAAAAATACGGCCTTTGCCGAGCGTGCTGTCAAAGGTCGTGTAAAATATACGGTTCTTGCTGGACGTATTGTCCATCAAGAGGGTTGA
- the fusA gene encoding elongation factor G: MTDTQITRIRNVALLAHGGGGSTTLAETLFFNAGVISKRGTVEGGNTVLRSEPEELERGLTISPQIGHFEWKGVDVNLIDTPGYIDFIEHTRAVLNVVGGAVLVYSGASGVKTENTRFWNMIQDAQVPAVGFVNKMDKPRADFIRVLGEIEQDLEVTTLPVTVPIGQGEAFEGIVDLIPMTAWSAKDGQFTQIDMPDSVKDDVEYYRTQLIEKIIETDDDLLEAYLENETPPTEEQLHHGLKEAVLTRRLLPIFCGSGGANIGVRALANGISRYLPSPVDKASIKPLIGVNPDNREQEIARTPSSEDPFSAVVFKTAIDPFSGKLSVVRIFSGEIKADSAFLNGTRDVKEKGGHLYLLEGNDMTQVNVLKAGQIGAIARLAHTHTGDTLCDTNAPIHYHRAQYQEPVFSYAVEVGTKMEDKVSAGFVKLCDEDPTLRFYRDEDTREMILAGMGQTHLTITLERLERKYGGKAALKTPKVAYRETLSRACRVQGKLKKQSGGRGQFGDCWIEVEPLERGSGFEFEDKIVGGVIPRNFIPSVEKGVVEAMGKGTVGGYPVVDVKVRLVDGSHHSVDSSDNAFKTAGSVAFRHAMDEGNAVLLEPLMSMEISVPDEVMGDVIGDMNSRRGKITGVTPRGNGQTIHCETPMSEILDYGNSLNAMTSGRGIYTMRLANYQEVPSHIARKVLEKNEA; the protein is encoded by the coding sequence ATGACCGATACCCAAATCACCCGAATTCGCAACGTAGCGCTGTTGGCTCATGGCGGCGGTGGTTCAACCACCCTGGCAGAGACCCTGTTCTTCAATGCGGGTGTGATTTCAAAACGTGGCACCGTGGAGGGGGGCAACACAGTCCTGCGTTCCGAGCCCGAAGAGTTGGAGCGGGGTCTGACCATCTCACCACAGATCGGTCATTTTGAGTGGAAAGGGGTGGATGTTAACCTGATCGATACCCCTGGATACATCGATTTTATTGAACATACCCGTGCTGTACTCAACGTGGTTGGGGGGGCGGTGCTGGTCTATTCCGGCGCTTCAGGGGTTAAGACAGAAAATACCCGTTTTTGGAACATGATCCAGGATGCCCAGGTTCCCGCGGTGGGTTTCGTCAATAAGATGGATAAACCCCGTGCAGACTTTATCCGTGTTTTGGGTGAGATTGAACAGGATCTAGAGGTGACCACCCTTCCGGTTACCGTACCCATTGGTCAGGGTGAAGCGTTTGAAGGCATTGTTGATCTTATTCCCATGACGGCTTGGTCCGCCAAGGATGGTCAGTTCACTCAGATCGACATGCCCGATTCGGTTAAAGATGATGTGGAATACTACCGGACCCAGTTGATTGAAAAAATCATTGAGACCGATGACGATTTGCTGGAAGCCTATCTGGAAAATGAAACGCCCCCCACCGAAGAGCAACTGCATCATGGCCTAAAAGAGGCGGTCTTAACCCGTCGTCTGTTACCGATCTTCTGTGGTTCTGGCGGTGCCAATATTGGTGTGCGTGCCTTGGCCAACGGTATCAGCCGTTACCTGCCCAGCCCGGTGGATAAAGCCTCAATCAAACCGTTGATTGGGGTGAATCCCGATAACCGGGAGCAGGAAATTGCCCGTACACCCAGCTCGGAAGATCCTTTCTCAGCCGTGGTGTTTAAAACAGCCATTGATCCTTTTTCCGGTAAATTATCGGTGGTACGCATCTTCTCTGGTGAGATTAAGGCAGACTCCGCCTTCCTCAATGGTACGCGTGATGTCAAAGAGAAGGGGGGCCATCTCTACCTGCTGGAAGGTAATGATATGACCCAGGTGAACGTGCTCAAAGCGGGTCAAATTGGGGCCATTGCCCGTTTGGCCCACACCCATACGGGGGATACCTTGTGTGATACCAATGCGCCGATCCATTACCACCGCGCGCAGTATCAAGAGCCGGTCTTCTCCTATGCGGTAGAGGTTGGCACCAAGATGGAAGATAAGGTGTCCGCTGGTTTTGTGAAGCTGTGTGATGAAGATCCAACCCTGCGCTTTTATCGTGATGAAGATACCCGTGAGATGATTTTGGCAGGTATGGGGCAAACACACCTGACCATTACCCTGGAGCGTCTGGAGCGCAAATATGGGGGTAAAGCGGCACTTAAAACCCCCAAGGTGGCTTATCGGGAGACCTTATCCCGTGCGTGCCGTGTACAGGGTAAATTGAAAAAACAGAGTGGTGGTCGTGGTCAGTTTGGTGATTGCTGGATTGAAGTAGAACCCCTTGAGCGGGGGAGCGGCTTTGAATTTGAAGATAAAATTGTTGGGGGCGTTATTCCCCGTAACTTTATCCCATCGGTAGAAAAAGGTGTGGTTGAAGCGATGGGTAAGGGGACCGTGGGGGGGTATCCCGTGGTGGATGTTAAGGTACGCTTGGTGGATGGCTCCCACCACTCTGTGGATTCCTCAGATAACGCCTTTAAGACCGCAGGTTCTGTGGCCTTCCGTCATGCCATGGATGAGGGAAATGCGGTTCTGTTGGAGCCATTGATGAGTATGGAGATCTCTGTACCCGATGAGGTCATGGGCGATGTGATTGGTGATATGAACAGCCGCCGTGGGAAGATTACAGGTGTAACGCCCCGGGGTAATGGTCAAACCATCCATTGTGAAACCCCCATGTCTGAGATTCTGGATTATGGCAATAGCTTGAATGCCATGACCTCAGGGCGAGGTATTTACACCATGCGTCTGGCAAACTACCAGGAAGTACCCAGCCATATTGCCCGTAAAGTGTTGGAGAAAAATGAGGCGTAG
- the pyrR gene encoding bifunctional pyr operon transcriptional regulator/uracil phosphoribosyltransferase PyrR — MNGTLENTIMTSDQIQQAIADLAETILPSISNPTQWCVVGIRRGGAVIAQQLRDHLSQALKVDLPIGFLDITFYRDDLSTIGPHPTVGSTDLGMLDVEHAQVILVDDVLYSGRTVRAGMDALFEFGRPDMVKLAVLVDRGHRQLPVQPDFCAKQMPTDLRDNLKMITHEDQSLTLVHTRASS; from the coding sequence ATGAACGGCACTCTTGAAAATACCATTATGACATCGGATCAGATCCAGCAAGCCATTGCAGACCTTGCGGAGACCATCCTCCCATCCATCAGCAACCCAACGCAATGGTGCGTGGTCGGTATTCGCCGTGGCGGAGCGGTCATCGCCCAACAGTTGCGGGATCACTTGAGTCAAGCCCTCAAAGTTGATCTACCTATTGGGTTTCTGGATATCACCTTTTACCGTGATGATCTGAGTACCATTGGTCCCCACCCAACCGTGGGTAGCACCGATCTGGGTATGTTGGATGTTGAACATGCACAGGTAATTTTGGTGGATGACGTGCTCTATTCTGGTCGTACGGTACGGGCCGGTATGGATGCCCTGTTTGAGTTTGGTCGGCCCGATATGGTGAAACTGGCTGTGTTGGTTGATCGGGGCCATCGGCAACTCCCCGTTCAGCCCGATTTTTGTGCCAAACAGATGCCAACGGATCTACGGGATAATCTAAAAATGATTACCCATGAGGATCAGAGTTTGACGCTGGTTCACACCCGCGCCTCATCCTAG
- a CDS encoding DUF1538 domain-containing protein translates to MGPNYRYGDYQRETTIERNEISYNNLTPKLEQDEQGNVKPYSPPPVKLRSVDVFKLLKPYISVRFLDQLKAVVPLAIYLALFQFFVLRQLVQDSFSITAGLFAVCIGLMFFMEGLKLGLMPFGEVIGNTLPKKSPLPVVLLIAFMLGIGVTFAEPAIGALKQAGQIVSVERAPYLYALLNDWSGILVLVVGGGVGLAAILGTLRFLYGWSLKPMVYMSLAPALVLTIYASGNPELSKILGLAWDCGAVTTGPVTVPLVLSLGIGIAAAAGKGDSGLSGFGIVTLASIFPIIGVLILSLVLAATVTPAEIIEAAKLAAASAPTGPAPWYESSPGGEVILGIRAILPLVLFLYLVLRYLLKEQVKNAGEITYGITLTIVGMCIFNLGLTYGLSALGEQSGSLVPASFIEIKMMMGDMVTNYGPIYSTVVGLILSLGFAWVLGFGATLAEPALNALGATVENLTNGVFKKQTLMMAVSIGVAFGLAIGLAKLIFELPLQWLLIPGYGLGIVLTYFSTEEFVNVAWDSAGVTTGPITVPLVLAMGLGFGNAVDALEGFGILSMASICPILSVLITGLWVRFRSNAQTKAATQAGSTSPDKEVQAI, encoded by the coding sequence ATGGGGCCAAACTACCGGTACGGTGATTACCAGCGTGAGACGACGATTGAGCGTAACGAGATCAGTTACAACAATCTGACCCCTAAGCTGGAGCAAGATGAACAGGGTAATGTTAAACCCTACTCCCCTCCACCTGTGAAGCTCCGCTCTGTGGATGTCTTCAAACTACTCAAGCCTTATATTTCGGTCCGCTTTTTGGATCAGCTTAAAGCTGTGGTACCCCTGGCCATTTATCTGGCCCTGTTCCAGTTCTTTGTACTGCGCCAGTTGGTGCAGGACTCCTTCTCCATTACCGCAGGCCTGTTCGCTGTATGTATAGGTTTGATGTTCTTTATGGAGGGGTTAAAACTGGGTCTTATGCCCTTTGGTGAGGTGATCGGTAATACCCTACCGAAAAAATCACCCTTGCCGGTTGTGCTACTGATTGCCTTTATGCTGGGTATTGGGGTGACCTTTGCCGAACCAGCCATTGGCGCACTGAAACAGGCAGGACAGATTGTTTCGGTCGAACGGGCACCTTACCTTTATGCACTACTCAACGACTGGTCCGGTATTTTGGTCCTGGTTGTGGGTGGTGGTGTGGGTCTGGCTGCTATTTTGGGAACCTTGCGTTTCCTCTATGGTTGGAGCCTCAAACCCATGGTTTATATGTCCTTGGCACCCGCCTTGGTCTTAACCATTTATGCATCCGGCAACCCCGAACTTTCTAAAATTCTGGGTCTGGCTTGGGACTGCGGTGCAGTAACCACCGGCCCAGTTACGGTACCTTTGGTTCTCTCTTTGGGTATCGGTATCGCAGCAGCAGCGGGTAAAGGGGACTCCGGTCTCTCCGGCTTTGGTATTGTAACCCTGGCTTCTATCTTCCCCATCATTGGTGTGTTGATTCTCTCCTTGGTTTTAGCCGCTACGGTGACCCCAGCTGAGATTATTGAAGCCGCCAAGTTGGCCGCCGCTTCCGCACCCACTGGCCCAGCCCCTTGGTATGAGTCTTCCCCTGGTGGTGAAGTCATTTTGGGTATTCGGGCGATCTTGCCACTGGTGCTGTTCCTTTACCTGGTTCTGCGCTACTTGCTCAAAGAGCAGGTTAAGAACGCAGGTGAGATCACCTATGGTATTACCCTGACTATTGTGGGTATGTGTATCTTCAACCTGGGTCTGACCTACGGTTTGTCAGCGCTGGGCGAACAGTCCGGATCATTGGTTCCTGCCTCCTTCATCGAAATCAAAATGATGATGGGCGATATGGTCACCAACTACGGCCCCATCTACAGTACGGTGGTGGGTTTGATCCTCTCCTTGGGCTTTGCCTGGGTATTGGGCTTTGGTGCAACCTTGGCAGAACCCGCGTTGAACGCCTTGGGTGCCACGGTGGAAAACCTGACCAACGGTGTGTTCAAAAAGCAAACCCTGATGATGGCCGTCTCCATCGGTGTGGCTTTTGGCCTGGCCATCGGTTTGGCTAAGCTGATCTTTGAATTGCCCTTACAGTGGTTGCTGATCCCCGGTTACGGCTTGGGTATTGTCCTGACCTATTTCTCCACGGAAGAGTTTGTCAACGTGGCCTGGGATAGTGCAGGGGTGACCACCGGCCCCATTACGGTACCACTGGTGCTGGCGATGGGCCTGGGCTTTGGTAATGCTGTGGATGCGTTGGAAGGCTTCGGCATTCTCTCCATGGCCTCCATCTGTCCTATTCTCTCTGTATTGATCACAGGTCTGTGGGTGCGTTTCCGCTCCAATGCGCAGACCAAAGCAGCCACCCAGGCGGGTAGTACATCTCCTGATAAAGAGGTCCAAGCGATATGA
- a CDS encoding STELLO glycosyltransferase family protein produces MKTTLVVTSINAPNPVMQALAKGCADAGYDFILAGDSKSPSSFALDGCDFLSLEQQRASRFRLGQSCPTKHYARKNIAYLKAIAQGTERILETDDDNWPRAEFFADRNRQVQAPTVDQPGWLNVYGLFLQADDTQIPLWPRGLPLDTVRNPLPELGQTLSADCPIQQGLADDNPDVDAIYRLTLPLPRVFEPNRQVVLNDGVWCPFNSQNTLWWRDAFPLLYLPATCSFRMTDIWRSFVAQRLAWSCGWKVLFFSPTVWQERNEHDLNRDFRDEVPGYLHNADIAAGLAKLDLPPGTANLTANLRTCYQWLVEQQLMEPLELTLVEDWISDLADCGWKAP; encoded by the coding sequence ATGAAAACCACACTCGTTGTTACCTCTATCAATGCCCCAAACCCGGTTATGCAAGCCTTAGCTAAAGGCTGTGCAGATGCAGGATATGATTTTATCCTTGCAGGTGACAGCAAGTCTCCCAGTTCGTTTGCCTTGGATGGGTGTGATTTCCTAAGCTTGGAACAACAACGTGCCAGCCGTTTTCGGTTGGGTCAATCCTGCCCCACCAAGCACTATGCCCGTAAGAATATTGCCTATCTCAAGGCCATCGCCCAAGGTACAGAACGTATTTTGGAAACCGATGATGACAACTGGCCTAGGGCTGAGTTTTTTGCCGACCGCAATCGGCAGGTACAAGCCCCCACCGTGGATCAGCCTGGCTGGCTGAATGTCTACGGTCTGTTCCTGCAAGCCGATGATACGCAAATTCCACTCTGGCCCCGGGGTCTGCCCCTGGATACGGTACGCAATCCCCTGCCCGAACTGGGGCAAACCCTCTCGGCTGATTGCCCCATTCAGCAAGGTTTGGCGGATGATAATCCCGACGTGGATGCCATTTATCGCTTAACACTACCCCTGCCCCGTGTGTTTGAACCCAACCGGCAGGTGGTGTTGAATGATGGGGTCTGGTGCCCCTTTAACAGCCAAAATACCCTCTGGTGGCGGGATGCTTTTCCACTGCTTTATCTTCCCGCAACCTGCTCATTCCGCATGACCGATATCTGGCGTAGTTTTGTAGCCCAACGGTTGGCCTGGAGCTGTGGTTGGAAAGTGCTGTTTTTCAGCCCCACCGTCTGGCAGGAACGTAATGAGCATGATCTGAATCGGGACTTCCGGGATGAAGTACCGGGTTATCTGCACAATGCTGACATTGCCGCCGGTCTGGCAAAGCTGGATCTCCCCCCCGGTACAGCCAACCTAACCGCCAACCTACGCACCTGTTACCAATGGTTGGTTGAGCAACAGCTGATGGAGCCGCTTGAACTGACGCTGGTGGAAGATTGGATCTCTGATCTGGCTGATTGTGGTTGGAAAGCACCATGA
- a CDS encoding aspartate carbamoyltransferase catalytic subunit, with product MDPEQNAWTRRHLLGMDGLARHEIGAILDSAQAFRDVNYREVKKVPTLRGKTVINLFYENSTRTRTSFELAGKRMSADVINISASSSSAAKGETLLDTMATLQAMRPDVVVLRHGDSGAPHFLTRHLDAGIVNAGDGQHEHPTQSLLDLLTIQDHLEEMGKTNFEGMNVAICGDVLHSRVARSNAFALRTLGANVRFVGPPTLMPSQAEKVFDIKVHHNMEEGLEEVDVIIMLRLQLERMTAAYLPSVREYFEYWGLTRERLELTQPHALVMHPGPINRGVEIASDVADNPNRSVILEQVANGLAVRMAVLYHLCTGAARNAAQLGESA from the coding sequence ATGGACCCGGAACAGAATGCCTGGACCCGCCGCCACCTGCTTGGAATGGATGGCTTGGCCCGTCATGAGATCGGCGCCATTTTAGATTCTGCCCAAGCGTTTCGCGATGTAAACTACCGCGAAGTCAAGAAGGTCCCCACCCTACGTGGCAAGACCGTTATCAATCTTTTCTACGAAAACTCCACCCGTACCCGTACCTCCTTTGAGTTGGCTGGCAAACGCATGAGCGCGGATGTGATTAACATCTCAGCCTCCAGCAGCTCTGCGGCCAAAGGGGAGACCCTGCTGGATACCATGGCAACCCTACAGGCCATGCGCCCCGATGTGGTGGTCTTACGCCATGGCGATTCCGGTGCCCCGCACTTTTTGACCCGCCATTTGGATGCCGGCATTGTCAACGCGGGGGATGGTCAACATGAACACCCCACTCAGTCACTGTTGGATCTACTGACCATTCAGGATCACCTGGAAGAGATGGGTAAAACCAACTTTGAAGGGATGAATGTGGCCATTTGTGGTGATGTGCTACACAGCCGGGTGGCCCGCTCCAACGCGTTTGCACTGCGTACGCTCGGTGCCAATGTACGTTTTGTTGGCCCCCCTACCCTTATGCCTTCCCAAGCAGAAAAAGTGTTTGATATTAAGGTTCACCACAATATGGAAGAGGGCTTGGAAGAGGTGGATGTCATTATCATGTTGCGTCTGCAACTGGAGCGTATGACCGCAGCCTATCTACCCAGTGTCCGGGAATATTTTGAATATTGGGGTCTGACCCGTGAACGGCTGGAGTTAACACAGCCCCACGCACTGGTTATGCACCCTGGCCCCATCAACCGTGGGGTAGAGATTGCATCTGATGTCGCCGACAACCCCAACCGCTCGGTTATTTTGGAGCAGGTGGCCAATGGCTTGGCGGTACGTATGGCGGTGCTCTATCACCTCTGTACCGGTGCAGCCCGTAACGCGGCTCAGTTAGGGGAGTCAGCATGA
- a CDS encoding NUDIX hydrolase, with protein MGGIVAQRILHCNENAGINKGKKQMVKRLKLEALSSGFLKVVRVVVDYTRRDGRASGPHPLECVHRPPAAVVIPYDPVQDELVLVRQFRIGAYMENAQRGWTLEFPAGLCDQEHDPEQTARRELLEETGYAAIHTETVMNFLVNPGFVSERIYLYMMTIDIHNPISEGGGLIQEQEDIERVRLSYAEALEMVADGRMDGGPAILALQWLTLHRARIRAAVGITP; from the coding sequence ATGGGCGGTATTGTGGCCCAGAGGATTTTGCATTGCAATGAAAATGCGGGCATAAACAAGGGTAAAAAGCAAATGGTCAAACGGTTAAAATTGGAAGCCCTTAGCTCTGGCTTTCTAAAGGTTGTACGTGTGGTTGTGGATTATACGCGTCGTGATGGCCGTGCCAGTGGTCCGCACCCTTTAGAGTGTGTGCATCGTCCCCCTGCCGCGGTGGTGATTCCCTACGACCCTGTGCAGGATGAGCTGGTGTTGGTCCGGCAATTTCGGATTGGTGCCTATATGGAGAATGCGCAGCGGGGTTGGACCTTGGAATTTCCCGCAGGCCTGTGTGACCAGGAGCATGACCCTGAGCAGACCGCCCGCCGTGAACTGTTGGAGGAGACAGGCTATGCGGCCATTCATACAGAAACAGTGATGAATTTTTTGGTTAATCCTGGCTTTGTCAGTGAGCGTATCTATCTCTATATGATGACCATTGATATCCACAACCCGATCTCGGAAGGTGGGGGGTTGATTCAAGAGCAAGAGGATATAGAACGGGTCCGTTTATCTTATGCTGAGGCACTGGAGATGGTGGCAGATGGGCGTATGGATGGTGGACCAGCGATTTTGGCCCTGCAATGGTTAACCCTGCATCGGGCACGTATTCGTGCGGCCGTGGGCATAACACCCTAG
- a CDS encoding P-II family nitrogen regulator, which produces MSERNITYLTDVSLITCIVQRGLGDVIVKAAREAGAQGATVYYAKGSGVRERLGALGVAVEVEKEVVNLVVSKEQQDLVFNSAYLAGNLDTPGMGFMYVTPLEKAATYIPQEVIQRLQEAG; this is translated from the coding sequence ATGAGCGAACGTAATATCACCTATCTTACCGACGTCTCTCTCATCACCTGCATCGTACAACGTGGCTTGGGCGATGTGATCGTCAAAGCAGCCCGTGAAGCGGGTGCTCAAGGTGCGACCGTTTATTATGCCAAAGGTAGTGGTGTCCGTGAGCGTTTGGGTGCCCTGGGTGTCGCCGTTGAGGTAGAAAAAGAGGTGGTCAACCTGGTGGTCTCCAAAGAGCAGCAGGATCTGGTCTTTAATAGTGCCTACCTAGCCGGTAATCTAGATACACCGGGTATGGGCTTTATGTATGTGACCCCACTGGAAAAAGCGGCTACCTATATCCCGCAGGAGGTCATTCAACGCCTGCAGGAAGCCGGCTAA
- a CDS encoding DUF5610 domain-containing protein gives MADIQVTQAEMAYISSLTQHQSSASNNTQQGEEVEDVAESMNPLTLAQRMGVIASDEAEFSSPQQMIAFANQRLRDELQKELQRGMGSYKNGEAINAFQEMNGVTDPEQTASFIVSQAVSFFGNYLDNHSDESFEDNLEGFRTLISGAIDKGFSQARNFLGDAVNVFDGIEEMLEETREQIDHKLDQFMEVQMRDQQTPTNEPVVDE, from the coding sequence ATGGCTGATATACAAGTAACACAGGCTGAGATGGCCTATATCTCATCTCTGACACAACACCAATCTTCTGCTTCCAACAATACCCAACAGGGTGAGGAGGTGGAGGATGTAGCTGAGTCGATGAATCCTTTAACACTGGCCCAGCGTATGGGTGTTATCGCCAGTGATGAAGCGGAGTTCTCCTCACCTCAGCAGATGATTGCCTTTGCCAATCAACGGTTGCGGGATGAGCTACAAAAAGAGCTGCAGCGCGGTATGGGCAGCTATAAAAATGGTGAGGCTATAAATGCCTTCCAGGAGATGAATGGGGTCACAGATCCAGAACAGACCGCCAGTTTTATCGTCTCCCAAGCGGTGAGTTTCTTTGGAAACTACCTGGATAACCACAGCGATGAGAGCTTTGAGGATAACCTGGAAGGGTTCCGAACTCTCATCTCTGGGGCGATTGATAAAGGATTTTCCCAAGCACGTAATTTCTTGGGTGATGCAGTGAATGTCTTTGACGGTATCGAAGAGATGCTTGAAGAGACCAGAGAGCAGATTGATCATAAACTGGACCAATTCATGGAAGTCCAAATGCGTGATCAGCAAACGCCAACCAACGAACCGGTGGTGGACGAATAA
- a CDS encoding glycosyltransferase, giving the protein MSDTPTITLCLLTFNELEGCRHDLPNLPLDQFDAVYALDGGSHDGTDTFLREQGITVHTQQTPGYNAAYLEAFEHCQTDVLVLFHPKGSIDPLAVLQFKPLFEAGHDLVVASRLGSGAHNEEDDQLLKPRKWFVQGISMLAALIWRRDRGAHVWDVLHGLRGMRVAAFKAIAPRDYGLSIDLEMVVRSYRLKLKRAEFPVHERARLAGQTHFKALPTGWKLLKYMASELVRPKT; this is encoded by the coding sequence ATGAGTGATACACCCACCATCACCCTGTGCCTGCTAACCTTTAATGAGTTAGAGGGGTGCCGTCACGATCTACCCAACCTGCCTCTGGACCAATTTGATGCGGTCTATGCCCTGGATGGGGGGTCTCATGATGGGACCGATACTTTTTTGCGGGAACAGGGCATAACGGTCCACACCCAACAGACTCCGGGCTACAATGCGGCCTATCTGGAGGCTTTTGAACACTGTCAGACCGATGTGTTGGTACTGTTTCACCCCAAGGGCAGCATTGATCCCTTGGCCGTTTTACAGTTTAAACCTCTGTTTGAAGCGGGTCATGATCTGGTGGTGGCCAGCCGTCTAGGGTCTGGTGCCCACAATGAAGAAGATGACCAACTGTTAAAACCTCGAAAATGGTTTGTACAGGGTATCTCTATGCTCGCCGCGCTCATCTGGCGCCGGGACAGAGGCGCCCATGTGTGGGATGTACTACACGGTTTGCGTGGTATGCGGGTCGCTGCCTTTAAAGCCATTGCACCACGGGACTATGGGCTCTCCATTGATCTGGAGATGGTTGTACGCAGTTACCGCTTAAAGCTCAAACGGGCTGAGTTCCCAGTACATGAACGGGCACGACTGGCAGGACAGACCCACTTTAAAGCGCTACCAACCGGTTGGAAGCTTTTAAAATATATGGCCAGTGAGCTGGTTCGCCCAAAGACATAA